The Flavobacterium jumunjinense genome includes a region encoding these proteins:
- a CDS encoding sulfate adenylyltransferase subunit 1 yields MNTLRFITAGNVDDGKSTLIGRLLYDSDSIHTDQLGVLQKQTKQEGVDIDLSLITDGLRAEREQGITIDVAYKYFSTKKRKFIIADAPGHEQYTRNMITGASNSDLIIILVDARKGITEQTKRHASIGSLMGIQKAILAINKIDLVNYSEDVFKEIQSDFEKIKSELNYSSITYIPVSALAGDNVVAKSEKTPWYSGKALLETLEEIEIASTVNLESRFQVQWVIRPKDEQYHDYRGYAGLVLSGSYEVGDEIVVLPANITTKIKTIEKNNISVDKVIAGENVVLHFENNIDISRGDAIVKKDELPTSANELKSWISWLDDSALQIGKTYLLQHRFKTVRVKIQIINQKWNINDWEFVAADEIKLNDIAQITLKTNQPLFYDTFANNPKSGNAILIDETSLNTVGALMFL; encoded by the coding sequence ATGAATACATTACGATTTATAACAGCTGGAAATGTAGATGATGGGAAAAGCACATTAATTGGACGATTATTGTATGATTCTGATTCAATTCACACAGATCAATTAGGTGTTTTACAGAAGCAAACAAAACAAGAAGGTGTAGATATTGATCTTTCCTTAATTACTGATGGATTGCGTGCCGAGCGCGAACAAGGAATTACAATAGATGTTGCCTATAAGTATTTTTCAACTAAAAAGAGAAAGTTCATTATTGCAGATGCTCCTGGGCATGAACAGTATACTCGAAATATGATTACAGGTGCTTCAAATTCAGATTTGATAATCATTTTGGTTGATGCTCGAAAAGGAATAACAGAACAAACGAAACGTCATGCTAGCATTGGTTCTTTAATGGGGATTCAAAAAGCGATATTGGCGATTAATAAAATTGATTTGGTTAATTATTCTGAAGATGTATTTAAAGAGATACAATCTGATTTCGAAAAAATTAAATCAGAACTAAATTATAGTTCGATAACATATATTCCTGTTAGTGCTTTGGCTGGAGATAATGTGGTTGCAAAATCAGAAAAAACGCCTTGGTATTCGGGTAAAGCACTATTAGAAACTTTAGAAGAAATTGAAATAGCATCGACTGTAAACCTAGAATCCCGTTTTCAAGTACAATGGGTTATTCGTCCAAAAGATGAACAATATCATGATTATAGAGGTTATGCGGGATTAGTTTTAAGTGGAAGCTATGAAGTAGGTGATGAAATTGTGGTATTACCTGCGAATATAACAACTAAGATTAAAACAATTGAAAAAAATAATATTTCTGTCGATAAAGTAATTGCAGGAGAAAATGTGGTGCTTCATTTTGAAAATAATATTGATATTAGTCGAGGTGATGCTATTGTGAAAAAGGATGAATTGCCAACTTCGGCTAACGAATTAAAATCTTGGATTTCGTGGTTAGATGATAGTGCGCTTCAAATTGGAAAAACCTATTTATTACAACACCGTTTTAAAACAGTTCGAGTGAAAATTCAAATCATTAATCAAAAATGGAATATTAATGATTGGGAATTTGTTGCGGCAGATGAAATAAAGTTAAATGATATTGCTCAAATTACATTGAAAACAAATCAACCTTTGTTTTATGATACTTTTGCTAATAATCCAAAATCGGGAAATGCAATACTTATCGATGAAACAAGTTTAAATACTGTTGGAGCATTAATGTTCTTGTAA
- the cysD gene encoding sulfate adenylyltransferase subunit CysD — protein sequence MAKNNDYLEQLENEAIYILRETAAQFENPALLFSGGKDSIVLVHLALKAFRPGKFPFPLVHIDTGHNFPEAIAFRDYLVNKIGEKLIVASVEESIVKYNLKETPGRFPSRNALQTYALLDAIQDNGFDACIGGARRDEEKARAKERIFSVRDDFGQWDPKLQRPELWDILNGKVQKGNNVRVFPISNWTELDVWNYIKKYDIELPNLYFAHDRECIVHQDRLVATSQFIQPLEGDKVVLEKVRYRTVGDMTCTAAVSSNAETIEDIIEDIIQTRISERGQTRLDDQLSEAAMEDRKKQGYF from the coding sequence ATGGCAAAGAATAATGATTATTTAGAACAGTTGGAAAACGAAGCGATATATATTCTTCGGGAAACAGCAGCACAGTTTGAAAATCCAGCACTTTTATTTTCTGGAGGTAAAGACTCAATCGTATTGGTGCATTTAGCATTGAAGGCTTTTCGACCAGGGAAATTTCCATTTCCATTAGTACATATTGATACAGGACATAATTTTCCCGAAGCTATTGCTTTTAGAGATTATTTGGTTAATAAAATTGGCGAAAAACTAATTGTAGCTTCTGTAGAGGAAAGTATAGTGAAGTATAATTTAAAGGAAACACCAGGTCGTTTTCCTTCTAGAAATGCATTGCAAACCTATGCGCTTTTAGATGCTATTCAAGACAATGGTTTTGATGCATGTATTGGTGGGGCAAGGAGAGATGAGGAAAAAGCACGAGCAAAAGAACGTATTTTTTCTGTTAGAGACGATTTTGGACAATGGGATCCAAAATTACAACGTCCAGAGCTATGGGATATTTTAAATGGTAAAGTGCAAAAAGGAAATAATGTGCGTGTTTTTCCAATCAGTAACTGGACGGAATTAGATGTTTGGAATTATATTAAAAAATATGATATAGAATTGCCAAACTTGTATTTCGCACATGATAGAGAATGTATTGTTCATCAAGATAGGCTGGTAGCGACTTCGCAATTCATTCAACCTTTAGAAGGAGATAAAGTAGTTTTAGAAAAAGTGCGTTATAGAACAGTTGGAGATATGACTTGTACAGCAGCAGTGTCTTCAAATGCAGAAACAATTGAAGACATAATTGAAGATATAATTCAAACAAGAATAAGCGAAAGAGGACAGACACGATTGGATGATCAATTGTCTGAAGCAGCAATGGAAGATAGAAAGAAGCAAGGATATTTTTAG
- the metK gene encoding methionine adenosyltransferase, giving the protein MAYLFTSESVSEGHPDKVADQISDALIDNFLAFDPESKVACETLVTTGQVILAGEVKSNTYLDVQQIAREVIKKIGYTKSEYMFEANSCGILSAIHEQSADINQGVDKANKEEQGAGDQGMMFGYATNETKNYMPLALDLSHALLIELANLRRENNEITYLRPDAKSQVTLEYSDDNKPVRIDAIVISTQHDDFVKPKSSSREDKVVAEDEMLAKIKNDLVSILIPRIKAKYPQYAHLFNNEITYHINPTGVFVIGGPHGDTGLTGRKIIVDTYGGKGAHGGGAFSGKDPSKVDRSAAYATRHIAKNLVAAGVASEILVQVSYAIGVAKPTSINVNTYGTSSLKMTDGEISKVVEGIFDMRPYFIEQRLKLRNPIYSETAAYGHMGRTPETVTKTFSLPNGEDKTVTVELFTWEKLDFVDKVKTAFGL; this is encoded by the coding sequence ATGGCTTATTTATTTACGTCAGAGTCTGTGAGTGAAGGACATCCAGATAAGGTTGCTGACCAAATTAGTGACGCATTAATTGATAATTTTTTAGCATTCGATCCAGAATCGAAAGTTGCCTGTGAAACACTTGTAACAACAGGTCAAGTAATTTTAGCTGGTGAAGTAAAATCAAACACTTACTTAGATGTACAGCAAATTGCAAGAGAAGTAATCAAAAAAATTGGTTATACAAAAAGTGAGTACATGTTTGAGGCCAATTCTTGTGGAATTTTATCTGCTATTCACGAACAATCTGCAGACATTAACCAAGGTGTCGACAAAGCTAACAAAGAAGAGCAAGGAGCAGGAGACCAAGGAATGATGTTTGGCTATGCAACTAATGAAACTAAGAACTACATGCCTTTGGCTTTAGATTTATCTCATGCTTTATTAATTGAATTAGCAAACCTAAGAAGAGAAAATAATGAAATAACTTATTTGCGTCCAGATGCCAAATCGCAAGTTACTTTAGAATATTCTGATGACAACAAACCCGTTAGAATTGATGCAATTGTAATTTCAACTCAACATGATGATTTTGTTAAACCTAAATCAAGCTCAAGAGAAGATAAAGTTGTAGCTGAAGACGAAATGTTAGCAAAAATTAAAAATGATTTAGTATCTATTTTAATTCCAAGAATAAAAGCAAAGTACCCACAATACGCTCACTTGTTCAATAACGAAATTACTTATCACATCAATCCAACAGGAGTATTTGTAATTGGCGGACCTCATGGAGACACTGGATTAACAGGTAGAAAAATAATAGTTGACACTTATGGTGGAAAAGGAGCACATGGTGGTGGTGCATTTTCCGGAAAAGACCCAAGTAAAGTTGACAGATCTGCAGCTTATGCTACACGTCACATTGCAAAAAATTTAGTAGCTGCTGGAGTAGCTAGTGAGATTTTAGTACAAGTTTCTTATGCTATTGGTGTTGCTAAACCAACTTCAATAAACGTAAATACTTATGGAACTTCTAGTTTAAAAATGACAGATGGAGAAATAAGCAAAGTAGTTGAAGGTATTTTTGACATGCGCCCTTACTTTATTGAACAACGTTTAAAGTTAAGAAATCCTATTTACAGCGAAACAGCTGCATACGGACACATGGGTAGAACTCCTGAAACAGTAACTAAAACATTTAGTTTACCAAATGGAGAAGACAAGACAGTTACTGTTGAGTTATTTACTTGGGAGAAATTAGATTTTGTAGACAAAGTAAAAACTGCTTTTGGATTGTAA